From Lawsonia intracellularis PHE/MN1-00, the proteins below share one genomic window:
- the aspS gene encoding aspartate--tRNA ligase gives MSESKKEVIICQSCDGWKRSHTCGELSIKDIGKHVILMGWVQSRRDHGGLIFVDLRDRFGITQVVFSPDSSLEAHSTAHIIRPEYVIAVDGIVRMRPEGMINPNLETGQIEILVSSWKLLNISKTPPFQIEDNIETGETLRLQWRYLDLRRPVMKKNIILRSNAMQIIRNYLSSHGFLEIETPFLTKSTPEGARDFLVPSRLYHGKLFALPQSPQIFKQLCMVAGLDRYFQITRCFRDEDLRADRQPEFTQIDIEMSFVNEEQVMECAEHLMQTLFQEALSTEISLPFPRITWFEAMKQYGVDKPDIRFGLELHDVTSIVHMSEFKLFSHAKLVKAIRVPGGASLSRKEIDDFTEFVKNYGAQGLAWIKINEEEWQSPIAKFLSEKEKEELSIELNVSKGDILFFQAGSPEVVNAALGNLRVQLGNYLGLIPQNTWSFVWVTDFPLYEYSEEERRYVSCHHPFTAPKESDIHFMKTNPAEVKARAYDLVLNGNEVGGGSIRIHQAEIQRHLFEDLGFSLEDIQQQFGFFIEALEYGAPPHGGIAFGLDRLVMLMSNSESIRDVIAFPKTQKGACPLTGAPDFVSSKQLRELGLTLRNKN, from the coding sequence ATGTCTGAAAGCAAAAAAGAGGTTATAATATGCCAGTCTTGTGATGGATGGAAGCGTAGTCATACCTGTGGTGAGTTATCAATAAAAGATATTGGAAAGCATGTAATACTAATGGGTTGGGTACAATCACGTCGGGATCATGGTGGATTAATTTTTGTAGATTTACGTGATCGCTTTGGTATAACCCAAGTTGTTTTTAGTCCAGATAGCTCTTTAGAAGCACATTCAACAGCACATATTATTCGTCCTGAATACGTTATTGCTGTTGATGGAATTGTTCGTATGCGTCCAGAAGGGATGATTAACCCAAATTTGGAAACAGGACAAATAGAAATTTTAGTTTCTTCTTGGAAGCTTTTAAATATTTCGAAAACACCTCCTTTTCAAATAGAAGATAATATTGAAACAGGAGAAACACTCCGTTTGCAGTGGCGATATTTAGATTTACGTCGTCCAGTCATGAAGAAAAATATTATATTGCGTAGTAATGCTATGCAAATTATACGAAACTATTTATCTTCTCACGGTTTTTTAGAAATAGAAACACCATTTCTTACAAAGTCTACACCTGAAGGGGCTAGAGATTTTTTAGTACCAAGTCGCTTATATCATGGGAAGTTATTTGCTCTTCCTCAATCTCCACAGATTTTTAAACAGTTATGTATGGTTGCTGGTTTAGATCGATATTTTCAGATAACTCGATGTTTTCGTGATGAAGACTTACGTGCTGATAGACAGCCAGAGTTTACTCAGATTGATATTGAAATGAGCTTTGTTAACGAAGAACAGGTAATGGAATGTGCCGAACATTTAATGCAAACTCTTTTTCAAGAAGCATTATCTACAGAGATTTCACTTCCTTTCCCAAGAATAACATGGTTTGAAGCAATGAAGCAATATGGAGTGGATAAGCCGGATATACGATTTGGGTTAGAGCTTCATGATGTGACATCTATAGTACATATGTCAGAGTTTAAATTGTTTTCACATGCAAAGCTTGTAAAGGCAATAAGGGTCCCAGGAGGAGCTTCATTAAGTCGGAAAGAAATTGATGACTTTACAGAGTTTGTAAAAAATTATGGAGCACAGGGACTTGCATGGATCAAAATTAATGAAGAGGAATGGCAGTCACCAATTGCAAAGTTTTTATCAGAGAAAGAAAAAGAAGAGCTTTCTATAGAACTGAATGTATCAAAAGGAGATATATTATTTTTCCAGGCAGGTTCTCCTGAAGTTGTAAATGCTGCTCTTGGTAATTTACGTGTTCAATTAGGTAACTATTTAGGATTAATCCCTCAAAATACATGGTCTTTTGTGTGGGTAACAGACTTCCCTCTTTATGAATACAGTGAGGAAGAAAGGCGTTATGTTTCTTGCCACCATCCTTTTACTGCACCTAAAGAAAGTGATATTCATTTTATGAAGACTAATCCTGCAGAAGTTAAAGCTCGAGCATATGATTTGGTCCTTAATGGTAATGAAGTAGGTGGGGGCTCCATACGTATTCATCAAGCTGAGATACAGCGTCATTTGTTTGAGGATTTAGGATTTTCTTTAGAAGATATTCAACAACAATTTGGTTTTTTTATAGAAGCTCTTGAGTATGGCGCGCCACCACATGGTGGTATTGCCTTTGGATTAGATAGATTAGTTATGCTTATGAGTAACTCTGAGTCTATCAGAGATGTTATTGCATTCCCAAAAACTCAAAAGGGTGCTTGTCCTTTAACAGGAGCGCCAGACTTTGTTTCTTCAAAACAATTACGTGAACTTGGTTTAACTTTACGTAATAAAAATTAA
- a CDS encoding ABC transporter ATP-binding protein produces MNQNSYTKPLIECNSLTKHFAIRHGVWQRIQGYVHAVEEVSLTVYQGETFGLVGESGCGKSTLSRMIVGLLHPSSGELFFNGQSIFDSVNKKALRHKLQMIFQDPFSSLNPRLPIGISIAEPLTVLKVSAKKKLESILEILEFVGLQPEQKDRYPHEFSGGQRQRIAIARALIAHPELLVCDEAVSALDASVQAQVLNLLKDLQAHFGLTYIFISHDLAVVGYMSDRVAVMYLGRIVELAPTKSLFERPAHPYTQILLDSIPIPDPFSRKTYRLLKGELPSSLSPPSGCPFHLQCPKVMPICRKELPQLTVLKQTELVEKNRFVRCFLYT; encoded by the coding sequence ATGAATCAGAATAGCTATACTAAACCTCTTATAGAATGTAATAGTTTAACAAAACATTTTGCTATAAGGCATGGTGTATGGCAACGTATACAAGGATATGTACATGCTGTTGAAGAGGTTTCACTAACAGTTTATCAGGGTGAAACTTTTGGTCTTGTTGGTGAATCAGGTTGTGGAAAGTCTACATTAAGCCGTATGATTGTTGGGTTATTACACCCATCTAGCGGTGAGTTGTTTTTTAATGGTCAATCCATTTTTGATTCAGTGAACAAAAAAGCTCTTCGACATAAATTACAGATGATTTTTCAAGATCCATTTTCTTCTTTAAATCCACGCTTACCTATAGGAATTTCTATTGCAGAACCTTTAACAGTTTTAAAGGTATCTGCAAAGAAAAAGTTAGAAAGTATATTAGAGATATTAGAGTTTGTAGGTCTTCAACCAGAACAAAAAGATCGATATCCTCATGAGTTCTCTGGAGGACAGCGTCAACGTATAGCTATTGCTAGAGCTCTTATTGCTCATCCTGAATTACTTGTATGTGATGAGGCTGTATCGGCTTTAGATGCCTCTGTTCAAGCACAAGTATTAAACTTACTAAAAGATCTTCAAGCACATTTTGGTTTGACTTATATCTTTATCTCTCATGATTTAGCTGTAGTAGGATATATGAGTGATAGGGTTGCAGTTATGTATCTTGGAAGAATAGTAGAGTTAGCCCCAACAAAATCTTTGTTTGAAAGACCAGCACATCCATATACGCAAATTTTATTAGACTCTATCCCTATTCCTGATCCTTTTTCTCGAAAAACATATAGATTACTAAAAGGGGAACTTCCAAGCTCTCTTTCCCCTCCATCTGGTTGTCCTTTTCATCTTCAATGTCCAAAAGTTATGCCAATTTGTCGTAAAGAACTTCCTCAACTTACGGTATTAAAACAGACAGAACTAGTAGAAAAAAATAGATTTGTTCGTTGTTTTCTATATACATAA
- the kdsB gene encoding 3-deoxy-manno-octulosonate cytidylyltransferase, translating to MSQISPLYYGIIPARYGSSRLPGKPLIDIWGKPMFWYVYQNAVESNIFRSVVLATDSEEIAESAHQLSIPYVMTSVEHISGTDRVYEAAIKMNIEPDSVVVNIQGDEPLVKPEAIQQLVEPFIDVSIQVTTLSTRITANQAMLPHQVKVVVSSNGDALYFSRAAIPYLRDNDTDGYYLGHIGLYAFRMHTLDKFVHLPPSQLEQFEKLEQLRLLENNIPIRVVNTNHTSQGVDTVEDLEIVQGLLAQRMEAVSR from the coding sequence ATGAGTCAAATATCCCCTTTATACTATGGAATAATTCCTGCTAGATACGGTTCTTCACGTCTTCCTGGGAAACCATTAATAGATATTTGGGGAAAACCTATGTTTTGGTATGTATATCAGAATGCAGTAGAATCTAATATTTTTAGATCTGTTGTATTAGCAACAGATAGCGAAGAAATTGCTGAATCAGCCCATCAGTTATCAATTCCTTATGTTATGACAAGTGTTGAACACATTAGTGGTACAGATCGTGTGTATGAAGCAGCTATAAAGATGAATATAGAACCTGACTCTGTAGTAGTAAATATCCAGGGAGATGAACCATTAGTAAAGCCAGAAGCTATTCAACAACTAGTGGAGCCATTTATTGATGTTTCTATTCAGGTTACTACCCTTTCTACAAGAATTACAGCAAATCAAGCAATGTTACCTCATCAAGTTAAAGTTGTTGTGTCTTCTAATGGTGATGCTTTGTATTTTTCAAGGGCAGCCATTCCTTATTTAAGAGATAACGATACTGATGGATATTACTTAGGTCATATTGGGTTATACGCTTTTCGTATGCATACGTTGGATAAATTCGTTCATTTGCCACCGTCCCAATTAGAACAATTTGAAAAGTTAGAACAACTAAGGTTGCTAGAGAATAATATACCAATTCGTGTAGTAAACACTAACCATACTTCTCAGGGTGTTGATACAGTAGAAGATTTAGAAATTGTTCAAGGATTATTAGCTCAAAGAATGGAGGCAGTAAGTCGTTAA
- the carA gene encoding glutamine-hydrolyzing carbamoyl-phosphate synthase small subunit, producing MKALLALEDGFILEGQSINGHCESSGEVIFNTGMTGYQEILTDPSYYGQMVCMTWPLIGNYGINKEDMESEKIHVSALIVKECCRNPSNWRSETSLPKFLQEYNIAGIEGIDTRALTRHIRINGAMRGIISTSITDPNDLILRVKKVPSMEGQNYVTKVAPNSPWVLYGQCVVPADIKEDGSFLWKQNKIPLIVYDYGIKWNIIRLLEGAGFDPLMVPPLFSLEQVKASGAKAIFLSNGPGDPGTLIDEIQIIRELMEYYPIAGICLGHQLLGHAVGGTTRKLTFGHHGSNHPIKNLATGHIEISSQNHGFCVNFESNNDIEVTHINLNDNTLEGFIHKTKPILAVQHHPEASPGPMDSQYFFTRFKEVVLLKLGC from the coding sequence ATGAAAGCTTTGCTAGCACTAGAAGATGGATTTATTCTTGAAGGTCAATCTATTAATGGTCACTGTGAAAGTAGTGGTGAAGTTATTTTTAATACTGGAATGACAGGTTACCAAGAAATCCTTACTGATCCATCTTACTATGGACAAATGGTATGTATGACATGGCCTCTAATAGGTAATTATGGTATTAATAAAGAAGATATGGAGTCTGAAAAAATTCATGTATCTGCATTAATTGTTAAAGAGTGTTGTAGAAACCCTTCAAACTGGAGGTCTGAAACATCTTTACCTAAATTTTTACAAGAATATAACATAGCTGGGATTGAAGGTATTGATACTAGAGCACTGACAAGACACATTCGGATAAACGGAGCAATGAGGGGTATTATTTCTACCTCGATAACAGACCCTAATGATCTTATATTAAGAGTAAAGAAAGTTCCTTCTATGGAAGGGCAGAATTATGTTACAAAGGTTGCTCCTAATTCCCCATGGGTGTTGTATGGGCAATGTGTTGTACCTGCTGATATTAAAGAGGATGGAAGTTTTCTTTGGAAACAAAATAAGATACCTCTTATTGTTTATGATTATGGTATTAAGTGGAATATTATTCGGTTGCTAGAAGGAGCAGGTTTTGATCCATTAATGGTACCACCATTATTTTCTTTAGAGCAAGTAAAAGCATCAGGGGCTAAAGCTATATTTTTATCTAATGGTCCTGGCGATCCTGGAACACTTATAGATGAGATTCAAATTATTCGTGAATTAATGGAGTATTATCCTATTGCAGGAATTTGTCTTGGTCATCAATTATTAGGGCATGCTGTTGGCGGTACTACAAGAAAATTGACTTTTGGTCATCATGGTTCTAATCATCCTATAAAAAATCTTGCTACAGGTCATATAGAAATTTCCTCACAAAATCATGGGTTTTGTGTAAACTTTGAAAGTAATAATGATATAGAAGTTACTCATATTAACTTGAACGATAATACGTTAGAAGGTTTCATTCATAAAACAAAACCTATTCTTGCAGTCCAACATCATCCTGAAGCAAGTCCAGGTCCTATGGATAGCCAATATTTTTTTACTCGCTTTAAGGAGGTAGTACTATTAAAGTTAGGATGCTAA
- a CDS encoding tetratricopeptide repeat protein: protein MSNELTRVRQQLSQIRTQLRKDKILPAIQALHHAITVIIKTPLLKAEKEEFEHMLHDALGSIMEHPKVREIFPLTIIYTKGQERQLLSDVYELLTVVDSTIQDAAKEALKDFETRRERLFNEGQKQLEKGNILEAREAFSKLAKEFKDDPELMGQIGKMYLKYEYYEDAIIYLETALTINPELAYLYNYIGIALRKVGKFDIAEKYYLRASKYLGKDPNLFFNLGRLYIDWGDWEKAIVSASAALKVRPDFMEAKKLRKYAERMKHKNSSVLFEE from the coding sequence ATGTCCAACGAATTGACACGAGTCAGACAGCAACTTAGCCAGATTCGTACACAGTTACGTAAGGATAAAATCCTTCCTGCTATTCAGGCATTACATCATGCAATAACAGTGATTATAAAAACACCATTATTAAAAGCAGAAAAAGAAGAGTTTGAACATATGCTTCATGATGCTTTAGGAAGTATTATGGAGCATCCAAAGGTGCGTGAAATTTTTCCTCTAACTATTATATATACAAAAGGTCAAGAGCGCCAATTATTGAGCGATGTTTATGAGTTGTTAACAGTTGTAGATTCAACTATTCAGGATGCTGCAAAAGAAGCATTAAAAGATTTTGAAACACGCAGAGAGAGATTGTTTAATGAGGGGCAGAAGCAGCTTGAAAAAGGAAATATTTTAGAAGCTAGAGAAGCTTTTAGTAAACTTGCTAAAGAATTTAAAGATGATCCAGAATTAATGGGCCAGATTGGTAAAATGTATCTTAAATATGAGTATTATGAAGATGCAATTATATACTTAGAGACAGCGTTAACTATTAATCCTGAGCTAGCATACCTTTATAATTACATTGGAATAGCACTACGTAAAGTTGGAAAGTTTGATATAGCTGAAAAATACTATCTCAGGGCATCTAAGTATTTAGGGAAAGATCCTAATCTTTTTTTTAATCTTGGGAGATTATATATTGATTGGGGAGATTGGGAAAAGGCTATTGTTTCGGCTTCAGCAGCACTAAAAGTACGTCCAGATTTTATGGAAGCCAAAAAGTTACGTAAGTATGCAGAAAGGATGAAACATAAGAACTCTTCAGTACTTTTTGAAGAGTGA
- a CDS encoding efflux RND transporter periplasmic adaptor subunit, with translation MHGLFLLKGLIILWGIGAGLISCSSNEQASMPAPLVEVMTIESKDTPIVLTFVGQTEGSRSVEVRAQVSGILMNRAYEEGQYVEKGQLLFEIEPDTYKANLEQAQSMMEQAKAKFVQAQQERDRILPLYKKNAVSQKDRDSAVASYNAAKADLDAAKAEVTEAKIKLGYAYVKSPVSGYASKENKTIGNLITAGSSSDSLLTVVNQVNPIYANFSIPSPQYMHIKMLKSENLLTIDNPTATMTLADGSIYKETGKVTFIDKQVNPSTSVVAARAEFINPDAHVLPGQFVRVNVQGVILVNAILIPQKALIQTQKGTVVAVVNKENKVEMRPVRIGQNYGENFFVYSGLSNGDRVIVEGNNKAIPGQPVRLKESIQPAMNEAGGKK, from the coding sequence ATGCATGGTTTATTTTTATTAAAAGGTCTAATCATTTTATGGGGTATTGGTGCTGGGTTAATAAGTTGTTCTTCAAATGAACAAGCAAGTATGCCAGCTCCACTTGTTGAAGTGATGACCATTGAATCAAAAGATACGCCTATTGTTTTAACATTTGTTGGACAAACAGAAGGCTCAAGGTCTGTTGAAGTTCGTGCTCAGGTTTCAGGCATTTTAATGAATAGAGCCTATGAAGAAGGGCAATATGTTGAAAAAGGACAGCTTCTTTTTGAAATAGAACCTGATACCTATAAAGCTAACTTAGAGCAAGCCCAAAGTATGATGGAGCAAGCTAAAGCAAAGTTTGTTCAAGCTCAACAGGAACGCGATCGTATTCTTCCATTGTATAAAAAGAATGCCGTTAGTCAAAAGGATCGTGATAGTGCTGTAGCTTCTTATAATGCTGCAAAGGCAGATCTTGATGCTGCAAAAGCTGAAGTTACAGAAGCTAAAATTAAATTAGGATATGCTTATGTAAAATCACCTGTTTCTGGTTATGCAAGTAAAGAAAATAAGACAATAGGTAATCTTATTACGGCAGGTTCATCTAGTGATAGTTTGCTTACAGTGGTTAATCAAGTAAATCCTATATATGCAAATTTTTCTATTCCAAGTCCTCAATACATGCATATAAAGATGTTAAAGTCTGAAAATCTTCTTACTATTGATAATCCTACGGCAACAATGACATTAGCAGATGGAAGTATATATAAAGAAACAGGTAAAGTAACTTTTATTGATAAACAAGTGAATCCATCAACCAGTGTTGTTGCAGCTAGGGCAGAGTTTATTAATCCAGACGCTCATGTGTTACCAGGACAATTTGTACGTGTGAATGTTCAAGGTGTTATATTAGTAAATGCTATTTTAATACCACAGAAAGCTCTCATTCAAACACAGAAAGGTACTGTGGTGGCAGTTGTTAACAAGGAAAATAAAGTAGAGATGCGTCCAGTAAGAATTGGACAAAATTATGGAGAAAATTTTTTTGTATATAGTGGACTCTCCAATGGAGATCGTGTGATTGTTGAAGGGAATAACAAGGCAATCCCTGGTCAACCTGTACGTCTAAAAGAATCTATACAACCCGCAATGAATGAAGCAGGCGGTAAGAAGTAA
- a CDS encoding efflux RND transporter permease subunit — MSNKENITEVKEGFFLRRPIFSTVISLFITFIGILAIFSLPIEQYPNLTPPQVEIKTTYNGASANTVSESVASVLEEQVNGVDNMSYMNSVSAGTGTMTLTVTFDVGTDPEEATINVNNRVQLATPKLPQDVQRTGISVLKKSPAILQIVFLTSPDERYDTIFLSNYALLNIVDDLKRVPGVGDVQNFAGQDYAIRVWLKPDRMEQLKITPNDVINAINDQNIQIGAGRIGDEPVSSSIGVTWQIITKGRLETPEQFENIILRTEPDGSILRLKDIARIELGAQVYNFTGRQDGLAAIPIGIFLAPGANALTTAEAVRVKMKELSTQFPVGVAYDIPYDTTTFVNIAIKEVVKTLCEAMFLVFLVVYLFLQNWRATLIPCLAVPVSIVGTFAGMHLLGFSINTLTMFGLVLAIGIVVDDAIVVLENVERHISEGQPVHIATAKAMSEVTSAIIAIVLVLCAVFIPVAFIGGLAGRMYQQFAITIAVSVVISGVVALTFTPALCIVLLRNYEPTTSSFFKNFNDWFANITGKYIHIVKVLLRRTLLTICLFCLVLLGTTALIKIVPSGLVPDEDQGYFISLVMLPDGASLSRTSKTASILEQQLIKDSSVEHVMSFSGLDAISGASKTNAATIFVTLKPWGERKKKDESSFAIVRKVFGLGSEIPEGYVVAFNPPPISGMSNTGGFELWVQNRIGASEVELYTMIQKVLQKARGRKELQGLNSSFGVNAPQLFIELDREQAETLGVSISDVFSAMQSTFGSYYVNDFNLYGRTFRVYTQSESDYRALPENIKEVYVRNRNGEMVPIISLLKVKPIAGSQIIERFNGFPAAKIMGSPASGYSSGQAMDAIESVAKEVLPEGYTLAWSGSSYQERVVSGGGSFVLLLSLIMVFLILAAQYESWSLPLTILTAVPFAAFGAILAIWLRGIANDVYFQVALITLVGLSAKNAILIVEFAVEKYRLDGMNIIDAIEEASRLRFRPIIMTSLAFILGCVPLAISTGAGAASRHAIGTSVIGGMLLATIIAPLFIPFFFRWIMVISEKFSSKKSTQE, encoded by the coding sequence ATGAGTAATAAGGAGAATATTACAGAAGTGAAAGAAGGATTTTTTCTTCGCCGTCCTATTTTCTCTACTGTTATTTCATTATTTATTACATTTATAGGGATATTAGCTATTTTTTCTTTGCCAATTGAGCAGTATCCTAATTTAACACCTCCACAGGTAGAGATAAAAACAACATATAATGGTGCAAGTGCTAATACTGTATCTGAAAGTGTTGCTTCAGTCCTTGAAGAACAAGTGAACGGCGTTGATAATATGAGTTATATGAACTCTGTTAGTGCAGGAACAGGTACTATGACTCTTACTGTTACCTTTGATGTAGGTACAGATCCTGAAGAGGCCACTATTAACGTTAATAACAGGGTACAATTAGCAACTCCAAAACTTCCTCAAGACGTACAGCGAACAGGGATTTCTGTTTTAAAAAAATCTCCAGCAATTTTACAAATTGTCTTTCTTACTTCTCCAGATGAACGCTATGATACAATTTTTCTTAGTAACTATGCGCTACTTAACATTGTTGATGATTTAAAGCGTGTTCCTGGTGTAGGGGATGTTCAAAATTTTGCAGGACAAGATTATGCTATTAGAGTCTGGTTAAAACCAGATCGTATGGAACAGTTAAAAATTACACCAAATGATGTAATTAATGCTATTAATGATCAAAATATTCAGATTGGTGCCGGACGTATTGGGGATGAGCCTGTATCTTCGTCTATTGGGGTAACTTGGCAGATAATTACAAAGGGTCGGCTTGAAACGCCAGAACAATTTGAAAATATTATTCTTCGTACAGAGCCTGATGGATCAATCTTACGGCTAAAAGATATTGCACGGATAGAACTTGGTGCTCAAGTTTACAATTTTACAGGTAGGCAAGATGGACTTGCTGCTATTCCTATAGGCATTTTTTTAGCACCAGGTGCTAATGCACTTACAACAGCTGAAGCTGTTCGTGTTAAGATGAAAGAATTATCAACACAGTTTCCTGTTGGTGTAGCCTACGATATCCCTTACGATACAACTACATTTGTTAATATTGCTATCAAAGAAGTTGTTAAAACATTATGTGAGGCAATGTTTCTTGTTTTTTTAGTGGTTTATTTATTTCTACAGAATTGGAGAGCAACACTTATACCTTGTTTGGCAGTACCAGTGTCTATTGTAGGTACGTTTGCAGGTATGCATCTATTAGGTTTTTCTATTAATACATTAACAATGTTTGGACTTGTCCTTGCTATTGGAATTGTTGTTGATGATGCAATCGTTGTATTAGAAAATGTTGAGCGACATATATCTGAAGGGCAGCCAGTGCATATAGCAACAGCTAAAGCAATGTCAGAAGTAACTAGTGCTATTATTGCTATTGTGCTTGTGTTATGTGCTGTTTTTATCCCTGTAGCTTTTATAGGCGGCCTTGCTGGACGTATGTACCAACAATTTGCAATCACTATCGCTGTCTCTGTAGTGATTTCAGGTGTTGTAGCATTAACTTTTACTCCAGCGTTATGTATTGTTTTATTAAGAAATTATGAACCAACAACTAGTAGTTTTTTTAAAAATTTTAATGATTGGTTTGCTAATATAACAGGAAAGTATATTCATATTGTTAAGGTTTTATTACGTCGTACTTTATTAACTATTTGCCTTTTTTGTTTAGTATTATTAGGAACCACAGCACTTATAAAAATTGTTCCAAGTGGATTAGTTCCAGATGAAGATCAGGGATATTTTATATCTTTAGTTATGCTGCCTGATGGAGCTTCTCTTTCTCGTACTTCTAAGACTGCTAGTATCCTTGAGCAACAGCTTATTAAAGATTCTTCTGTAGAGCATGTTATGAGTTTTTCTGGATTAGATGCTATTAGTGGTGCTTCTAAAACAAATGCTGCTACAATATTTGTTACACTTAAACCATGGGGAGAGCGAAAGAAGAAAGATGAATCTTCTTTTGCTATTGTCCGGAAAGTGTTTGGGCTAGGTAGTGAGATACCTGAAGGATATGTTGTTGCTTTTAATCCTCCACCAATAAGTGGTATGAGTAATACTGGCGGGTTTGAGTTGTGGGTGCAAAATCGTATAGGAGCTAGTGAAGTTGAGCTTTATACTATGATACAGAAGGTACTTCAAAAAGCTCGGGGACGTAAGGAGTTACAAGGACTAAATAGTTCATTTGGTGTAAATGCCCCACAGTTATTTATAGAACTTGATCGTGAGCAAGCTGAAACTTTGGGAGTTAGTATTTCAGATGTTTTTTCAGCTATGCAGTCTACATTTGGCTCCTATTATGTTAATGATTTTAATCTATATGGTCGAACATTTCGTGTATATACACAGTCGGAGTCTGACTACAGAGCTCTTCCAGAAAATATAAAGGAAGTTTATGTTCGTAATAGGAATGGAGAGATGGTGCCTATTATCTCTTTACTAAAGGTAAAACCTATTGCTGGCTCTCAAATTATAGAACGTTTTAATGGTTTTCCTGCTGCTAAAATAATGGGAAGTCCTGCATCTGGATATAGTTCTGGTCAGGCTATGGATGCTATTGAGTCTGTAGCAAAAGAAGTCTTACCAGAAGGGTATACATTAGCGTGGTCAGGTTCTTCCTACCAAGAGCGGGTTGTGAGCGGTGGTGGATCATTTGTACTTCTTTTATCTTTAATTATGGTATTTCTCATCCTTGCAGCACAATATGAAAGTTGGTCTTTACCTTTGACGATATTAACAGCAGTTCCTTTTGCAGCTTTTGGTGCTATCTTAGCCATTTGGTTAAGAGGAATTGCAAATGATGTTTATTTTCAAGTTGCTCTAATTACACTTGTAGGTTTATCAGCTAAAAATGCAATTTTGATTGTTGAATTTGCAGTAGAAAAATATCGTCTAGATGGAATGAATATTATTGATGCCATTGAAGAGGCTTCACGATTACGTTTTCGTCCTATTATTATGACATCTTTAGCATTTATTCTTGGATGCGTTCCACTTGCTATTAGTACCGGAGCTGGAGCTGCCAGCCGTCATGCAATAGGAACAAGTGTTATTGGTGGGATGTTATTGGCTACGATTATTGCACCATTATTTATCCCATTCTTTTTCCGCTGGATTATGGTGATTTCAGAAAAATTTTCAAGTAAGAAATCCACTCAGGAGTAA